One Archangium lipolyticum DNA window includes the following coding sequences:
- a CDS encoding peptidylprolyl isomerase: MANIKDPENTIIMETTKGKVVIELRPDLAPGHVARIKELTREGAYDGVVFHRVISGFMAQTGDVKFGKSTGPDFNPNRAGQGGSSKPDLKAEFNTANHKRGACSMARAQNPNSANSQFFIVFDDASFLDRQYTVWGQVIEGMENVDKIKRGEPVVDPDKIISMKVAADIKA; encoded by the coding sequence ATGGCGAACATCAAGGACCCGGAAAACACCATCATCATGGAGACGACGAAGGGCAAGGTCGTCATCGAGCTTCGCCCCGATCTGGCTCCGGGCCATGTGGCCCGCATCAAGGAGCTGACGCGGGAGGGCGCCTATGACGGCGTCGTCTTCCACCGCGTGATCTCCGGCTTCATGGCGCAGACCGGCGACGTCAAGTTCGGCAAGTCCACGGGCCCCGACTTCAACCCGAACCGCGCGGGCCAGGGCGGCTCCTCCAAGCCGGACCTGAAGGCGGAGTTCAACACCGCCAACCACAAGCGCGGTGCGTGCTCGATGGCGCGCGCGCAGAACCCCAACTCCGCCAACTCCCAGTTCTTCATCGTCTTCGACGACGCGTCCTTCCTGGACCGTCAGTACACGGTCTGGGGACAGGTGATCGAAGGCATGGAGAATGTCGACAAGATCAAGCGCGGCGAGCCCGTCGTGGATCCCGACAAGATCATCTCCATGAAGGTCGCCGCGGACATCAAGGCCTGA
- a CDS encoding DoxX family protein has product MKATLETNTPLAADAAEGRTSKSLTRHLPTAARLLMGLLFFVFGLNGFLNFVPPPTTPIPEGALAFAGALGKTGYMFPLIKGTEVLVGVLLLANRFVPLALALIAPVIVNIVAYHVFLAPDGTGMTLFILALEIYLAWSYRSAFRPMLAMRATPGSK; this is encoded by the coding sequence ATGAAGGCCACCCTGGAAACGAACACGCCGCTCGCGGCGGATGCCGCCGAAGGTCGCACCTCGAAGTCGCTCACCCGCCATCTTCCGACCGCCGCACGGCTCCTGATGGGGCTCCTCTTCTTCGTCTTCGGGCTGAACGGCTTCCTGAACTTCGTGCCGCCACCCACGACGCCCATACCCGAAGGCGCCCTCGCGTTCGCCGGCGCGCTCGGGAAGACGGGCTACATGTTTCCGCTGATCAAGGGCACCGAGGTGCTCGTGGGGGTGCTGTTGCTGGCCAACCGCTTCGTGCCGCTGGCGCTGGCGCTCATCGCGCCAGTCATCGTCAACATCGTCGCGTACCACGTCTTCCTCGCCCCGGACGGGACGGGGATGACCCTCTTCATCCTGGCCCTGGAGATCTACCTGGCCTGGTCGTACCGGAGTGCCTTCCGTCCCATGCTCGCCATGCGCGCGACCCCGGGCTCGAAGTGA
- a CDS encoding GFA family protein, giving the protein MTIMGGCRCGAVSYTLAIDALPATYACHCLDCQTWSGSAFAQHALLPESVIAVTGPVVLYEYEGTGGQASCQRVCGVCHTRIYNTNSAVPGLVVVRAGTLADSHLLDPVAHIWVKRKQPWVVIPDGVPSWPESPSPEEFAAAVRKG; this is encoded by the coding sequence ATGACGATCATGGGTGGATGTCGCTGCGGAGCTGTGAGCTATACATTGGCGATCGACGCGTTACCCGCGACCTACGCCTGCCACTGCCTCGATTGCCAGACGTGGAGTGGAAGCGCGTTCGCTCAGCACGCGCTGCTGCCCGAAAGTGTCATCGCAGTGACAGGCCCCGTGGTTCTCTACGAGTACGAGGGGACCGGCGGCCAGGCATCGTGCCAGCGGGTGTGCGGCGTCTGCCACACGCGCATCTACAACACCAACTCGGCTGTGCCGGGCCTCGTGGTGGTGCGGGCGGGGACGCTCGCCGACAGCCACCTGCTCGATCCGGTCGCGCACATCTGGGTGAAGCGGAAGCAGCCCTGGGTGGTCATTCCCGACGGCGTGCCGAGCTGGCCCGAAAGCCCGTCGCCGGAGGAATTCGCGGCGGCGGTGCGAAAGGGGTAG
- a CDS encoding CARDB domain-containing protein produces MNRSNTRVTTLAAASVWFGVMGCGGSHSQEPGVDTQKSVARALSGSPDFFIQQVVSEASSAGPDYGPLVRVTVCNRGTQSGAPDEVDFVLSQDALITPGQDTVVYDFWLRRTLVPGECTTIETRLRTTLAAGTWFLGAIADPHGSVAELDESNNTFSGGQVTVGSKPDFVVQSVSGPASGLTGQPLKTNVTVCNQGTVAGIASSVWLVLSPDEVITRTDRVFGWTTLTYPLYPGHCIPVSLEGRMPAVSAGAWYLGAYVDPDDRQLEILETNNGRGTLVGVGSRPDLTVTGLKGAPQTAALDAPLGVDVTVCNQGTASSVSATPVEVFLSQDATLSKEQDFFVGGTSVGALSPGACTTVPLVGKATVPAASQGELHLAAIVDSSNTVLELIESNNAFVAGTLGVGNAPDFVVTRVKGPTFARMDTSLAASVTVCNQGTVEGSTEVDLALSKDAVILPAAPVAGDGDIFLVRATTQSLKPGQCQTLPVTAPVSLPYSEGDGEYHLGAIVDPRNTQVELLEHNNTRAVGGVGIGEGPDFVVQSVSAPSSIKNGEVFSATVTVCNQGTTSYGALVQLGLESSLDPLDPSWGLFMTNDTGSLPEGECIPLTFSGRVSLGEGAYHLVAVVDPHDFSRELIESNNEHVEGLVGVGGRPDFVVSKVSGPSGVKPGESFSTAVTVCNQGTTSGATGVSLLLSSDADLVSPSPSGSRLIVKETEVGLLDPGACTEVQMTGNASLPEGTYYLGAIADRANSVKELIETNNAFVDGQMGIGSRPDFTVKALSGPAVTRPGESFRVSFTVCNPGNLEAGTDVSLLLSRDKVITVPGTPDEEEDVLVGGAPVEPLEPGACRQLTVEASVPTAANLPVGEYHLAAIVDPRQLQAELLESNNVSARIVLGVGHAPDFVVTAVQGVPSAMQDTVFTASVTVCNQGTSDGDANVVLVLSSDKVIFSRQSYGYPDYSSGWIPTEMIPAGQCITRSLSAYVSSSLTDGPWYLGAVVDPYNTRAELFERNNTLVGDVMGIGSKPDFIVTKVAGPSSAKPGEPFTASATVCNQGTVSGDSQVTFFLSEDEAIAPSDLSLTSVSAGSLTQGTCTTVSARTSTSLSGVARFLGAIVTPVTPDGEFIENNNSRVGERVGFGDAPDFIVTHVTGPANAKPGEPFTASATVCNQGTVSGSTDVQVFLSSGDQLQPLGLVSVGMLGAGQCTTVSLQLTGAPEGSWHLGAIADPLHTQGELVPGNNTYVGGVLGVGEKPDLVIREVTAPASVWQGDSFSVSVTVCNQGTLRGTSDVEIVLSPDGAVPPYRATSAVLGTLFPPELAPGQCTTEVLTTSTSWTQHQGAYRLDAVVDPSNHLPELIESNNTAVSDPMGVGHSHDFFVKEVSGPATARPGAPFSVSATVCNQGLGTYPADIAFVLSADENLSLPSGTSSQPGSNVLLGRRSIPDYVEEGQCVPVSMEVSTSLEGAWYLGAIVNPDKSQLEFIGNNNTRVGQRMGLGLLPDFVIKEVSGPANARPGGAFTASATVCNQGTVSGSTDVRFLLSRDEAIVPPGTPLAEWDVLLGSTSGGTLVPGQCATVRAPVQTPSVPEGGYYLGAEAVPVNGQPELLGHNNTRASGLVEVGSLPDFHITAVTGPASHDPGWVYIKASATVCNQGTVVSGSTDVSFFLSADAVITAPGPQGGGDTLLSSASVGALAVGQCTQVSVSAQVPPVTEGPYHLGALVDPSNGTREFIEDNNARAGDPMGIGHAPDFIVTAVTRPESQRSPESAFTSSVTVCNQGTAWGSPEVALFLSPEVNTPSSQDVFLGSSYLGHRPGPDQCVTVPLRASFNRLPEGKYTLRAVVDPSHAVQELLEGNNTYVSGQMTMGFQSDLTVQSVTGPSSVEAGSSFRTLVTVCNEGTADSITKVQLLLSGDEVLTPANQPGGDWLLGSASVGQLPRGQCATVPVSAQTTGLPEGVYHLGALVDPHGEDWEFREDNNTREQGLFSIGSGSDFVITKVTGPETVTQWTLFPASVTVCNQGTRDTYGEVELVLSQDTTIAPPGSAGSDDLSLASAPLFLMSGACESTALTPHVPVSEGVFHLGAITRSENLVPELITSNDTFLGGRLGVGDQADLVIQNVSVPARMQLGATVTASVTVCNQGATSTYSDVELVLSEDRDIRSSLSPFRDIQLASAYTYLPAGQCTPVQLSVNGVFAPTEGGWYVGAIVDVQGNTPEIFEDNNVYVGPEVSVGTGLDFAVTKVVAPGSVVPGENFQVRVDVCNQGDVAGSTRVDLVLSSDTTLIPGEGVPGDVFLGSALTNTLSPGQCGILMFSPWTSIPPALASGGWYLGAIADPDGQQPELLEGNNALASDLVVWGNNARAGNTVLVEP; encoded by the coding sequence GTGAATCGAAGCAACACGCGTGTCACCACGCTCGCCGCCGCGAGCGTGTGGTTCGGCGTCATGGGATGTGGAGGCTCACATTCTCAGGAGCCGGGAGTCGATACACAGAAGTCCGTGGCGCGGGCGTTGAGCGGCAGCCCGGATTTCTTCATCCAGCAGGTGGTGAGCGAGGCCTCCAGCGCGGGGCCAGACTACGGGCCGCTCGTGAGAGTCACGGTGTGCAACCGGGGCACCCAGAGCGGCGCTCCCGATGAGGTGGATTTCGTCCTGTCCCAGGATGCGCTCATCACCCCGGGTCAGGATACGGTCGTCTATGACTTCTGGCTGAGGAGGACGCTGGTGCCGGGGGAGTGCACCACGATCGAGACGCGACTCAGGACCACGTTGGCGGCGGGGACATGGTTCCTGGGTGCGATCGCCGATCCTCATGGCTCGGTAGCGGAGCTCGATGAGAGCAACAACACCTTCTCCGGGGGCCAGGTGACGGTGGGCTCGAAGCCAGACTTCGTCGTCCAGTCGGTGAGCGGACCCGCCAGTGGCCTCACCGGCCAGCCCCTCAAGACGAACGTCACGGTGTGCAACCAGGGCACCGTCGCGGGCATCGCCTCGAGCGTGTGGCTGGTCCTGTCCCCGGACGAGGTCATCACCAGGACGGACCGTGTCTTCGGCTGGACCACGCTCACCTATCCTCTCTATCCGGGGCACTGCATTCCGGTGTCCCTCGAGGGCAGGATGCCCGCGGTCTCCGCGGGGGCCTGGTATCTGGGCGCCTATGTCGATCCGGATGACCGGCAGTTGGAGATCCTCGAGACCAACAACGGGCGCGGCACGCTCGTGGGCGTGGGCTCCCGGCCCGACCTGACCGTCACCGGGCTGAAGGGGGCACCCCAGACGGCGGCACTCGATGCGCCCCTCGGTGTCGACGTCACGGTGTGCAACCAGGGCACCGCCTCCTCCGTGAGCGCTACCCCGGTGGAGGTATTCCTCTCCCAGGACGCGACCCTCTCCAAGGAGCAGGACTTCTTCGTAGGTGGGACCTCCGTGGGCGCGCTGTCACCCGGAGCCTGCACCACCGTGCCGCTCGTGGGGAAGGCCACCGTGCCCGCGGCTTCGCAGGGCGAGCTCCATCTGGCCGCCATCGTCGATTCCTCCAACACCGTGCTGGAGCTCATCGAGAGCAACAACGCCTTCGTGGCCGGCACGCTGGGGGTGGGCAACGCGCCGGACTTCGTCGTCACCCGGGTGAAGGGGCCGACCTTCGCGAGGATGGACACCTCCCTCGCGGCGTCCGTCACGGTGTGCAACCAGGGCACCGTGGAGGGGAGCACGGAGGTGGACCTCGCTCTCTCCAAGGACGCGGTCATCCTCCCGGCGGCGCCGGTTGCGGGCGATGGTGACATCTTCCTGGTCCGAGCGACCACGCAGTCGTTGAAGCCAGGGCAGTGCCAGACGCTTCCAGTGACGGCCCCGGTGTCCCTGCCCTACTCGGAGGGAGATGGGGAGTACCACCTGGGAGCCATCGTCGACCCGCGCAACACCCAGGTCGAGCTCCTCGAGCACAACAACACCCGTGCGGTGGGGGGTGTGGGGATCGGTGAGGGTCCGGACTTCGTCGTCCAGTCGGTGAGCGCGCCGTCGAGCATCAAGAACGGAGAGGTGTTCTCCGCGACCGTCACTGTCTGCAACCAGGGAACCACGAGCTACGGCGCGCTCGTGCAGCTGGGCCTGGAGTCCAGCCTGGATCCCCTCGATCCGTCCTGGGGCCTGTTCATGACCAACGATACGGGGTCGCTGCCCGAGGGCGAGTGCATCCCATTGACGTTCTCCGGCCGCGTCTCCCTGGGCGAGGGCGCCTACCACCTCGTGGCCGTCGTGGACCCGCATGATTTCTCGCGAGAGCTCATCGAGAGCAACAACGAGCACGTCGAGGGGCTCGTCGGAGTCGGCGGCCGGCCGGACTTCGTCGTCTCGAAGGTGTCGGGGCCCTCGGGCGTGAAGCCGGGAGAGTCCTTCTCGACGGCCGTCACCGTGTGCAACCAGGGCACCACGAGCGGAGCGACGGGCGTGTCGCTCCTGCTGTCGTCCGATGCGGACCTCGTCTCACCCTCGCCGAGCGGGTCTCGGCTCATCGTGAAGGAGACGGAGGTGGGCCTCCTGGACCCGGGTGCGTGCACCGAGGTCCAGATGACCGGCAACGCCTCCCTCCCGGAGGGTACGTACTACCTGGGAGCCATCGCCGACCGGGCCAACTCGGTGAAGGAGCTCATCGAGACCAACAACGCCTTCGTGGACGGGCAGATGGGGATCGGCAGCCGGCCGGACTTCACCGTCAAGGCGCTGTCGGGACCGGCCGTCACGCGACCAGGGGAGTCCTTCCGTGTCTCCTTCACCGTGTGCAACCCCGGCAACCTGGAGGCGGGCACGGACGTGTCGCTCCTGCTCTCCCGGGACAAGGTCATCACCGTGCCGGGGACTCCGGATGAGGAGGAGGATGTGCTCGTGGGCGGCGCCCCGGTGGAGCCTCTCGAGCCCGGTGCGTGCCGTCAGTTGACGGTGGAGGCCAGCGTTCCCACGGCCGCGAACCTCCCGGTGGGCGAGTACCACCTGGCGGCCATCGTCGATCCGCGGCAGCTCCAGGCCGAGCTCCTCGAGAGCAACAACGTGTCCGCGAGAATCGTGCTGGGCGTGGGCCATGCGCCGGACTTCGTCGTCACGGCCGTGCAGGGAGTCCCGAGCGCGATGCAGGACACGGTCTTCACGGCCTCCGTCACTGTGTGCAACCAGGGCACGAGCGACGGTGATGCGAACGTCGTACTGGTCCTGTCCTCCGACAAGGTCATCTTCTCCCGGCAGTCCTACGGATACCCGGATTACTCCTCGGGCTGGATTCCCACGGAGATGATTCCCGCGGGGCAGTGCATCACGCGATCGCTGTCGGCCTACGTCAGCAGCTCGCTGACCGATGGACCCTGGTACCTGGGCGCCGTCGTGGATCCATACAACACCCGGGCCGAGCTCTTCGAGCGCAACAACACGCTCGTCGGAGACGTGATGGGCATCGGCTCCAAGCCGGACTTCATCGTCACGAAGGTGGCCGGGCCGTCGAGCGCGAAGCCGGGAGAGCCCTTCACGGCTTCCGCCACCGTCTGCAACCAGGGCACCGTGAGCGGGGACTCCCAGGTGACGTTCTTCCTCTCGGAGGACGAGGCCATCGCCCCATCCGACCTCTCGCTCACGAGCGTGTCCGCGGGCTCGCTGACCCAGGGAACGTGCACCACCGTGTCGGCGCGGACCAGCACCTCCCTGTCCGGAGTGGCCCGGTTCCTGGGCGCCATCGTCACGCCCGTCACCCCTGATGGGGAGTTCATCGAGAACAACAACTCGCGCGTGGGCGAGCGGGTGGGCTTCGGCGACGCGCCGGACTTCATCGTCACGCACGTGACGGGGCCGGCGAACGCGAAGCCGGGAGAGCCCTTCACGGCTTCCGCCACGGTGTGCAACCAGGGCACCGTGAGCGGCTCCACGGACGTACAGGTGTTCCTCTCCTCGGGGGATCAGCTCCAGCCGCTCGGCCTCGTGTCGGTGGGGATGCTGGGCGCGGGGCAGTGCACCACGGTGTCCCTGCAGCTCACGGGCGCTCCCGAGGGGTCATGGCACCTGGGTGCCATCGCGGATCCGCTCCACACCCAGGGCGAGCTCGTCCCGGGCAACAACACGTACGTGGGAGGCGTGCTGGGCGTCGGTGAGAAGCCGGACCTGGTCATCCGAGAGGTGACGGCACCGGCGAGCGTGTGGCAGGGAGACTCCTTCTCCGTGTCCGTCACCGTCTGCAACCAGGGCACTCTGAGGGGAACCTCGGACGTGGAGATCGTGCTGTCACCCGACGGAGCCGTTCCTCCGTACCGGGCGACGAGCGCGGTTCTCGGCACGTTGTTCCCGCCCGAGCTCGCGCCAGGGCAGTGCACCACGGAGGTGCTGACCACCTCCACCTCCTGGACCCAGCACCAGGGCGCGTACCGCCTGGACGCCGTGGTGGATCCGTCCAACCACCTGCCCGAGCTCATCGAGTCCAACAACACGGCCGTGTCCGACCCGATGGGCGTCGGCCACTCGCACGACTTCTTCGTCAAGGAGGTGTCGGGCCCGGCGACTGCTCGTCCGGGAGCGCCGTTCAGCGTGTCCGCCACGGTGTGCAACCAGGGCCTGGGGACGTACCCAGCGGATATCGCGTTCGTGCTGTCGGCCGACGAGAACCTCTCGCTCCCATCGGGGACCTCGTCCCAGCCGGGGAGCAACGTGCTCCTGGGCCGCCGCTCCATCCCGGACTACGTGGAGGAGGGGCAGTGCGTTCCCGTGTCCATGGAGGTCAGCACGTCCCTGGAGGGCGCGTGGTACCTGGGCGCCATCGTCAACCCGGACAAGTCGCAGTTGGAGTTCATCGGGAACAACAACACGCGCGTGGGCCAGCGGATGGGGCTGGGCCTCCTGCCGGACTTCGTCATCAAGGAGGTGTCGGGTCCGGCGAACGCCAGGCCCGGAGGTGCCTTCACGGCCTCCGCCACGGTGTGCAACCAGGGCACCGTGAGCGGCTCCACGGATGTGCGCTTCCTGCTGTCGCGGGACGAGGCGATCGTCCCACCGGGCACCCCGCTCGCCGAGTGGGACGTGCTGCTCGGGAGCACGAGCGGCGGCACGCTGGTTCCGGGGCAGTGCGCCACGGTGCGGGCGCCCGTCCAGACTCCCTCCGTTCCCGAGGGCGGGTATTACCTGGGGGCCGAGGCCGTACCGGTCAACGGCCAGCCGGAGCTGCTCGGACACAACAACACGCGCGCGAGTGGCCTGGTGGAGGTCGGCAGCCTTCCGGACTTCCACATCACGGCGGTGACGGGCCCCGCGAGCCATGATCCGGGTTGGGTCTACATCAAGGCCTCCGCCACGGTGTGCAACCAGGGCACCGTCGTGAGTGGTTCCACGGACGTGTCCTTCTTCCTCTCCGCGGATGCGGTCATCACCGCGCCGGGGCCACAGGGTGGAGGAGACACGCTCCTGAGCAGCGCGTCCGTTGGAGCGCTGGCGGTGGGCCAGTGCACCCAGGTGTCCGTCTCCGCTCAGGTTCCCCCGGTGACCGAGGGGCCGTATCACCTGGGTGCCCTCGTCGATCCCTCCAACGGCACGCGGGAGTTCATCGAGGACAACAACGCCCGAGCGGGCGACCCGATGGGGATCGGCCACGCGCCGGACTTCATCGTCACGGCGGTGACGAGGCCAGAGAGCCAGAGGTCGCCGGAGAGCGCCTTCACCTCGTCCGTCACGGTGTGCAACCAGGGGACCGCGTGGGGCTCCCCGGAGGTGGCACTCTTCCTGTCGCCGGAGGTGAACACCCCGTCGTCCCAGGACGTCTTCCTGGGGTCCTCCTACCTCGGGCACCGTCCGGGGCCGGATCAGTGCGTCACGGTGCCCCTGCGGGCCTCCTTCAACCGGCTGCCCGAGGGGAAGTACACCCTGCGCGCGGTGGTGGATCCATCCCACGCCGTCCAGGAGCTCCTCGAGGGCAACAACACCTACGTGAGCGGCCAGATGACCATGGGTTTCCAGTCGGACCTCACCGTCCAGTCGGTGACGGGGCCTTCGAGCGTGGAGGCGGGGTCGTCCTTCCGGACCCTCGTCACGGTGTGCAACGAGGGCACCGCGGACTCCATCACGAAGGTGCAGCTGCTGCTCTCCGGAGACGAGGTCCTCACGCCCGCGAACCAGCCCGGGGGGGACTGGCTGCTGGGCAGCGCGTCCGTCGGCCAGCTGCCACGAGGGCAGTGCGCCACGGTGCCGGTGTCCGCCCAGACCACGGGCCTCCCCGAGGGGGTGTATCACCTGGGCGCCCTCGTCGATCCGCACGGCGAGGATTGGGAGTTCCGTGAGGACAACAACACGAGGGAGCAGGGCCTGTTCAGCATCGGCTCCGGGTCGGACTTCGTCATCACGAAGGTGACGGGGCCGGAGACCGTGACGCAGTGGACGCTCTTCCCCGCGTCCGTCACGGTGTGCAACCAGGGAACCCGGGACACGTACGGGGAGGTGGAGCTCGTCCTCTCCCAGGACACCACCATCGCCCCGCCAGGCTCGGCCGGGAGCGACGACCTCTCCCTCGCTTCAGCACCCTTGTTCCTGATGTCCGGTGCGTGCGAGAGCACGGCGCTGACGCCTCATGTCCCCGTGTCCGAGGGGGTGTTCCACCTGGGCGCCATCACCCGCTCCGAGAACCTGGTGCCAGAGCTCATCACGAGCAATGACACGTTCCTGGGAGGCCGGCTGGGGGTGGGCGACCAGGCGGACCTCGTCATCCAGAATGTGTCCGTCCCGGCGCGGATGCAGCTCGGTGCCACCGTCACCGCGTCCGTGACCGTCTGCAACCAGGGCGCCACGAGCACCTATTCCGACGTGGAGCTCGTGCTCTCCGAGGACAGGGACATCCGCTCGTCGTTGTCCCCGTTCAGGGACATCCAGCTCGCCAGCGCATACACCTACCTGCCAGCGGGACAGTGCACCCCGGTCCAGCTGTCCGTGAACGGAGTCTTCGCCCCGACGGAGGGAGGCTGGTACGTGGGCGCCATCGTGGATGTGCAGGGCAACACGCCGGAGATCTTCGAGGACAACAACGTGTACGTGGGCCCCGAGGTGAGCGTGGGAACCGGACTGGACTTCGCCGTCACGAAGGTGGTGGCGCCGGGAAGTGTCGTGCCGGGTGAGAACTTCCAGGTGCGCGTGGACGTGTGCAATCAGGGAGACGTGGCGGGCAGCACGCGAGTGGATCTCGTCCTCTCGTCGGACACGACCCTCATCCCCGGGGAGGGTGTTCCAGGGGATGTCTTCCTCGGCAGCGCCCTCACGAACACGCTGAGCCCCGGGCAGTGCGGGATTCTGATGTTCTCGCCCTGGACCTCGATTCCGCCCGCCCTGGCTTCGGGGGGTTGGTATCTGGGCGCCATCGCGGACCCGGACGGCCAGCAGCCAGAGTTGCTCGAGGGCAACAACGCGCTCGCGAGCGACCTGGTGGTCTGGGGCAACAACGCGCGAGCGGGTAACACCGTGCTGGTGGAGCCGTAG
- a CDS encoding phytanoyl-CoA dioxygenase family protein encodes MLSDAQIQQFIDDGFVRLDEAFPRQLADEARAILWRDTGCNPDDPSTWTRPVIRLNQYGQAPFVKAANTPVLHQAFDQLVGPGRWAPCGMLGTFPIRFPSSEDPGDAGWHIDVSFGTENPDFMSWRSNVTSKGRALLMLFLFSDVGEKDAPTRIRVGSHLEIARRLAPAGEAGLTLRELAANGFAETADSPEALAMGDAGTVYLCHPFLVHSAQPHHGTRPRFLAQPPLLPTQPLLLDRLDGSYSPVELAIRKALRTIQDFRGSL; translated from the coding sequence ATGCTGAGCGACGCGCAAATTCAGCAGTTCATCGATGATGGGTTCGTCAGGCTCGACGAGGCCTTTCCCCGGCAACTGGCCGACGAGGCCCGTGCCATCTTGTGGCGGGACACTGGATGCAATCCAGATGACCCGTCCACCTGGACCAGGCCGGTGATTCGGCTGAACCAGTATGGACAGGCACCTTTCGTCAAGGCCGCCAATACGCCAGTGCTGCATCAGGCCTTTGACCAGTTGGTCGGACCGGGGCGGTGGGCACCCTGCGGTATGCTCGGCACCTTCCCAATTCGCTTTCCCTCCTCAGAGGACCCCGGAGATGCCGGCTGGCACATCGATGTTAGCTTTGGCACCGAGAATCCTGACTTCATGTCCTGGCGCTCGAACGTCACGTCAAAGGGACGGGCTCTGCTGATGCTCTTCTTGTTCTCCGACGTCGGAGAGAAGGATGCGCCCACTCGGATCCGGGTCGGCTCCCATTTGGAGATTGCCCGGAGATTGGCGCCAGCGGGAGAGGCCGGTCTGACCCTCCGTGAGCTGGCCGCCAACGGTTTCGCCGAAACGGCGGATTCGCCGGAAGCGCTGGCGATGGGGGACGCGGGAACCGTCTATCTCTGCCATCCCTTCCTTGTTCATTCGGCTCAGCCCCATCACGGTACGAGACCGCGGTTCCTCGCTCAGCCGCCGCTGCTTCCAACGCAGCCGCTGCTGCTCGATCGGCTGGATGGCTCCTATTCGCCAGTCGAGCTGGCGATCCGTAAAGCCCTGCGGACGATTCAAGACTTTCGCGGCTCGCTCTGA
- a CDS encoding MmcQ/YjbR family DNA-binding protein has protein sequence MLDAVSTNPKPLSGWDARVGAGRLAAVLSPNDVRKLALSLPETEEQDHFGKPSLRVRGKIFATLWVKEKRAVLKLSLEEQDAFVRMQPDIFAVTPWGHQGWTSVELERVDRALFEKLLVEAWRRIAPKRVVAAWDTARGGGDARPSAPSRPRRPVRAK, from the coding sequence ATGCTGGACGCGGTGTCAACGAACCCGAAGCCGCTCTCGGGTTGGGATGCGCGAGTCGGAGCGGGTAGGCTCGCCGCCGTGCTCTCACCCAACGATGTCCGGAAGCTGGCGCTGTCACTCCCCGAGACCGAGGAACAGGATCACTTCGGCAAGCCGTCGCTCCGCGTGCGGGGGAAGATCTTCGCGACCCTCTGGGTGAAGGAGAAGCGCGCGGTGCTCAAGCTGTCCCTCGAGGAGCAGGACGCCTTCGTGCGGATGCAGCCCGACATCTTCGCGGTGACACCCTGGGGGCACCAGGGGTGGACGAGTGTCGAGCTCGAGCGCGTGGACCGCGCACTCTTCGAGAAGCTTCTCGTCGAGGCATGGCGGCGCATCGCGCCCAAGCGCGTGGTGGCCGCATGGGACACCGCTCGGGGAGGAGGCGATGCGCGGCCTTCCGCGCCCTCACGTCCTCGCCGGCCCGTACGGGCGAAGTGA
- a CDS encoding GNAT family N-acetyltransferase, whose product MIQDFERTTTERLLLRRLQEGDLDAVFTLHADPETNRFNPSGPVRSMDAARELLTLWLGDWEHHGVGYWIVERRDVPGSVVGFGGVRHKELEGQRVLNLAYRLVPQGWGSGYATEMARRALELARKHIPDVPVVAIINLENVPSLRVAERLGMRRDRIIDYQGIPSAVYLAA is encoded by the coding sequence ATGATTCAGGACTTCGAGCGCACGACGACCGAGCGGCTCCTGCTCCGCCGCCTCCAGGAGGGTGATCTGGACGCGGTGTTCACCCTGCATGCGGACCCGGAGACGAACCGGTTCAATCCCTCCGGGCCCGTGCGCTCCATGGACGCCGCGCGCGAGCTGCTGACGCTGTGGTTGGGAGACTGGGAGCATCACGGCGTGGGGTACTGGATTGTGGAGCGGCGCGACGTGCCCGGGAGTGTCGTGGGCTTCGGTGGCGTGCGCCACAAGGAGCTCGAAGGGCAGCGGGTGCTCAACCTCGCCTACCGGCTCGTTCCCCAGGGGTGGGGCTCGGGGTATGCGACGGAGATGGCTCGCAGGGCCCTGGAGCTGGCCCGGAAGCACATCCCCGACGTTCCGGTGGTGGCCATCATCAACCTGGAGAACGTGCCCTCCCTCCGTGTGGCGGAGCGGCTCGGGATGCGGCGCGACCGGATCATCGACTACCAGGGCATCCCCAGTGCCGTGTATCTGGCGGCGTAG